From the Flavobacterium gyeonganense genome, the window CTAAAATTCTGAAGAATACAGAAACTGAAACCTTTCAACACAATGAACACCATTTTCAAATCTATATCTGGAAAGGAAACGAAACCAAAATCCTTTTGGTTCATGGTTGGGAAAGCAATTCTTCACGCTGGAAAAAAACACTTCCGCATCTACAAAAGTCAGGAAGCTCCATTATCGCGCTTGATGCCCCGGCACACGGACAAAGCAGCGGTAAGGAATTTAATGTTCCGCTATATGCCGAGTTCATCAATAAAACGGTAGAAAAATACCAGCCAGACATTATAATTGGGCACTCTATTGGCGGCGCAGCCTGCGTTTACCATCAGTATTTGTTTCCGAATACCAGTATAAATAAAATGGTCATTTTGGGAGCTCCATCAGATTTAAAAACACTGATTGACAATTATGTATCGATGCTGAGTTTAAACAACAGAATGTTTACACTATTGGAAAATCGCTTTTTAACGCATTTCAATTTTAAACTCGAAGATTTCTCCGGACAAAAATTTGCTTCTCAATTTAATATTCCGGGTTTAATTGCGCATGACACAACAGATAAAATTGTTGCTTTTGAAGAAGGTAAAAAAATCGCTAGCAACTGGAAAAACTGTCAGTTCATCGAAACCAAAGGTTTAGGCCATGGTATGCACGATGATAAACTATACCAAAAAGTGATTGATTTTTTATTTGAATCGAAACAATAGACTTTTTTCACCAACAGCTTTTGCTCTTTCTCCTTTATTCCCTAATAAAAAAGATAACAAAAAGCTTTATTTTTTTAAATTGGGTATATCGCTTCAATTGGGGCTATGAATAAGCAATTGTAATTTTTTGGTTATCATTTAACCTCATCTAATCCTCAAAATCTGTATTTTTGTAACATGGAAGAAAATCTAAAACGTCTTAATAAATTTATTGGGGAAACCGGTTATTGTTCACGCCGCGAAGCAGATAAACTCATCGAAGAAGGCCGTGTAACCATCAATGGTTCCGTGCCTGAAATGGGAACCAAGGTTTCACCTGATGACGAAGTGCGTATAGATGGGAAATTAATCGTCGAAAAACACGAAAAAATGATTTATCTGGCTTTCAACAAACCTGTTGGAATAGAATGCACAACTAATCTTGAAGTCAAAAACAATATTGTCGATTATATCAATTACCCAAAGCGTATTTTTCCAATAGGAAGATTGGACAAAGCCAGTGAAGGACTGATTTTCATGACCAATGACGGCGATATCGTAAACAAGATTTTACGTGCCCGAAACAATCATGAAAAAGAATATACTGTAACCGTAAATAAACCCATAACGGACCGTTTTATACAACGTATGGGAAACGGTGTTCCCATTTTAGATACTGTTACCAAAAAATGCAAGGTCGAGCAAATCAGTAAATACACTTTCAAAATCATTCTGACGCAAGGTTTAAACCGTCAGATTCGAAGAATGTCCGAGTATTTAGGTTATGAAGTTACAGCACTAAAACGAATTCGGATTATCAATATTTCATTAGATGTCCCTGTTGGACGCTACAGAGATTTAACAGATGCTGAAATCAAAGAATTAAATCAGCTGATTGAACCATCAAGTAAAACTGAAGAAGCTAGTTTCCCTAAACCGGAAGCTCCCAAAAGAAGAACAGAATTTATTTCAAAACACGATCCCCGATTTAAAAAAAGAGGTGATTATTGATTCTTATAAACTAAAAAATCCTTCAGATGCTGAAGGATTTTTTACTTAAATAATTTCTGCGAAACTAAATGATTACTTCAAAATACGGAAGTTTTTCACAAAGTCTTTATACTTATCGCTAAGGGTTATTTTGTGGTTTCCTTTTAAAATGATCAAATTATCATTTACATTTATTTGTTCAATTTTACTGAGATTCACTATATAATTGCGATGCGTCTGGCAAAATTTCGCCGCATCGAGTAACTGAATAATTTTTGTTAAGGATATTAAAATAACAAATTTCTCTGCATCAGTAATGATATTGCAATAACGGTCTTCAACTTCTATGTACAAAATATCCTTGATTTGAACTTTCTTTAAAACCTTATTTTTTTTGATAAAAAGAGAATCCCTGCTTACAACCGTATTTTGATCTTCACTATGAAAAACATTGGTTTGCTCATAAAATTTCTCAACAGCCATTTCCAGTGCATACAAAATTTCAAGTTCATTAAAAGGTTTTAATAAGAAGCTAAAAGGTTTAGTCAATTTAGCCCTCTCAAAAATCTGACGGTCTTTTGAACTGGTTAAAAAAACAAATGGTTTTTGTCCGTCGGGCACTATATTGATCGTTTCTGCAAAAGTAATTCCGTCTGGTTTTCCGTCTAAAAAAACATCAATTACCACAATGTCGATTGTGTTTTGGTAAAAGAGTGTTAGTGCCTCCTGATGCGTTCTGGCAATGCCTACAACATTATAATTATTATCAGTAAGTACTTTTACAAGTGCATCACTTTCGGCTGTTGTATCTTCGACAATAAGTACATTTATATTATCCATGGTTTTTAAACTTTGGTAATGCTATGATAACCCTGGTTCCAACATTTTCTTCACTCTCTATATCGAGTTTTCCTTCGTTTTTACGAATCAGGCTTTTGCACAACTGCATTCCTAACCCGGTTCCTATGATATCATCGTTTTGCTTTTTAGAAAGCAAAATGGTTTCTTTTAATAATTCTTTTCTTGTTGCTTCATTCATTCCTAACCCGGTGTCTTCGATGACCAGATAACAAAAATCTTCTGATGCAGAACGGCTGTAAATAGAAATCGTTCCGTTTTCTTTAGAGAATTTAATCGCATTGTCTAAAAAGTTCCGAATGATGATTTTGAGCGAATCCAGATCAGCAAATACGTAGTCTGAAGCTGAAACATTACTTTTAAAATCAATATTTTTATTCAACATCAAAGGTTTGTAATTGTACTCTACATGCTGCACTATCGAAGTCAGATGCAATGATTCCCTGTAAAAATACCCCTGCTGGGTTTGCAATAAAGCCCAATTTAGCAGGTTGTCTAATAAATTATATGCACCACTTGCAATTGAACTGTTTTTATGGAGTAAAACATCGAGCTCCGTATAGTTTTTACTTTCCAGATTGTCCAGAAGTTTACTATTACTCACTTTCAGAGCATTTACAGAAGAACGCAAATCATGACTAACGATTGAGAACAATTTATCTTTTGTAGCATTAAGCTCATCCAATTCATTTTTCTGCGCTAAGATTATTTTATTGCTTCTGATTTTCTGCCTGTAAAAATAAACTCCGGTACCCAACAGTACAAACAATAAAACCGAAGAAATGAGAAACCCATTTCTTTCGGCTATTTTTGCTTTATTCTCTGCAGCGAGAACGTTGACTTCTTTTTGTTTTTGTTTTATGGCAAATTTCTTTTCGAGATCAGCAATCGCCCAGACTTTGTTTTGATCGTTTAAGGAGTCTTTCCAGGCTTCATATTCTTTTCTGTAAGTTAATGCTAACGGAAAGTTTTTTCTGTTTTCCTCTACTACTGCCATGTTTTTGGCTGTCATTCTTTTTAAATCGAATGATTTTACTTTTTTGGACAAGCCATAAGCTTTTTCAAAATAAGGAATTGCCTGAATGTCTTTATATTGTGTATAATACAAATTTGCAATATTCATATAAGAACGTATAAGCATTAAACTATCCTTTTCAATCTCTTGTAATTCGACTCCTTTAAACAAATACCTTTCTGCATCATCAAATTTTCCAATATGTAAATAACACAATCCTATATTATTGATAACAGTACTTTTTTTAAAATCATACAGATCTTCACTAAGTTTTTCGATAGAATTAAAATGTAATAATGCAATTTCAAATTCATTTTGTTCTAAGGCAATTTCACCAAGTAAAAAATTGACTTTATAGTTAAATCTAAAATTAGAAGAAATTAAATTAAATTCTTTTTTTGCTTCTTTAAAAATTTTTTTCTCCAAGAAACTAATTGCTCTAAAATAATGACAATAATTTTGTAACTCAGGAGCTTTTTTACTACTAAGCTGCTTTATTGAATAAACTAATGTTGAATCCCAATTCTTTTCAAAAAAGAAATGTTGCGCTTTGTTAAAATTAACTTCATGATTATATTTTAAAACTTTCTTTTTTATTTCAAATTTGAGTAAACTATCTACGAGTTTCTCTTGTGAAAAAATAAAAAAAGGAGTTAACAAAAAAGATAACGCAAAAAAAAACATTTTTAATCATTGTTCAATGCTATATTTACATTCACTCTAAGTTCTTTCCACAGCAGTTTCTGTCCCTCGTGAAGTCTCCGGATCTATATCCCAAAGAAAAGTCTGGATTATTTCAATACTCTTAAATGCATCTTCTCCATAAGGATCTTTTTCTGCTTTAAAGCTTATTTCATAAACATCAAAGTCTGTACTTATCGCATCATCTATATCATAAGTGATAAAAAACTGCAAC encodes:
- a CDS encoding alpha/beta fold hydrolase, yielding MGLKKGIRFITLKLVGQYINFLSYIRPQKAVELSYALFSQPRDGRLLKEKLPKILKNTETETFQHNEHHFQIYIWKGNETKILLVHGWESNSSRWKKTLPHLQKSGSSIIALDAPAHGQSSGKEFNVPLYAEFINKTVEKYQPDIIIGHSIGGAACVYHQYLFPNTSINKMVILGAPSDLKTLIDNYVSMLSLNNRMFTLLENRFLTHFNFKLEDFSGQKFASQFNIPGLIAHDTTDKIVAFEEGKKIASNWKNCQFIETKGLGHGMHDDKLYQKVIDFLFESKQ
- the rluF gene encoding 23S rRNA pseudouridine(2604) synthase RluF produces the protein MEENLKRLNKFIGETGYCSRREADKLIEEGRVTINGSVPEMGTKVSPDDEVRIDGKLIVEKHEKMIYLAFNKPVGIECTTNLEVKNNIVDYINYPKRIFPIGRLDKASEGLIFMTNDGDIVNKILRARNNHEKEYTVTVNKPITDRFIQRMGNGVPILDTVTKKCKVEQISKYTFKIILTQGLNRQIRRMSEYLGYEVTALKRIRIINISLDVPVGRYRDLTDAEIKELNQLIEPSSKTEEASFPKPEAPKRRTEFISKHDPRFKKRGDY
- a CDS encoding LytR/AlgR family response regulator transcription factor, which translates into the protein MDNINVLIVEDTTAESDALVKVLTDNNYNVVGIARTHQEALTLFYQNTIDIVVIDVFLDGKPDGITFAETINIVPDGQKPFVFLTSSKDRQIFERAKLTKPFSFLLKPFNELEILYALEMAVEKFYEQTNVFHSEDQNTVVSRDSLFIKKNKVLKKVQIKDILYIEVEDRYCNIITDAEKFVILISLTKIIQLLDAAKFCQTHRNYIVNLSKIEQINVNDNLIILKGNHKITLSDKYKDFVKNFRILK
- a CDS encoding tetratricopeptide repeat-containing sensor histidine kinase, translated to MEKKIFKEAKKEFNLISSNFRFNYKVNFLLGEIALEQNEFEIALLHFNSIEKLSEDLYDFKKSTVINNIGLCYLHIGKFDDAERYLFKGVELQEIEKDSLMLIRSYMNIANLYYTQYKDIQAIPYFEKAYGLSKKVKSFDLKRMTAKNMAVVEENRKNFPLALTYRKEYEAWKDSLNDQNKVWAIADLEKKFAIKQKQKEVNVLAAENKAKIAERNGFLISSVLLFVLLGTGVYFYRQKIRSNKIILAQKNELDELNATKDKLFSIVSHDLRSSVNALKVSNSKLLDNLESKNYTELDVLLHKNSSIASGAYNLLDNLLNWALLQTQQGYFYRESLHLTSIVQHVEYNYKPLMLNKNIDFKSNVSASDYVFADLDSLKIIIRNFLDNAIKFSKENGTISIYSRSASEDFCYLVIEDTGLGMNEATRKELLKETILLSKKQNDDIIGTGLGMQLCKSLIRKNEGKLDIESEENVGTRVIIALPKFKNHG